Genomic DNA from uncultured Desulfuromusa sp.:
GCTCGGCCGGGAACAACTCCGAATCGTGGGAATAAACGGATTGATCCTGCTCCATTAGCTCCTTTGGAGCAACCCCTTCCTGAGAAGGAAGGCAGAAATAAGAAACGGAATAAGGGTCGTCGTAGTGATAATAGCGACAATCAGGATGGGCGCGTGTCTCGCCGTGGGCGGAGAGTTGAAGTCTTTGAACCCGGTCGTGCCGGGCAGAAGAAAAAGCGCGGAGGAAAGGGTTCAAAACAGACCAAACAGACTGAGGTTACTGTCAGTAAAGCGATTAAAAGGGTTGTCAGAATCAGTGATTCGATAACGGTTGGGGAATTGGCTAAACGGATGGGAGTTAAAGCCAATGAACTTATTGCCGAGCTGATGCGCCAGGGATCCATGGTTACAATAAACCATCCCCTCGATTTTGAGTCTGCAGCAATTTTAGCTTCAGAATTTAATCATGAAGTTGAGAACGTTGCTTTTGATGAAGAAACAATTCTGGAAGTCGAACCATCAAAAGAAGCAGAAGATAAGGCTGAGGATCTTGAAGTTCGTCCTCCGGTTGTCACGATTATGGGACATGTTGACCACGGTAAGACCAGTCTTCTCGATGCGATTCGCGAGGCTAATGTTACAGAAGGTGAAGCTGGTGGAATCACGCAACATATAGGCGCGTATGATGTTGAGCTCGATGGTAAAAAGGTTACTTTTTTAGATACACCGGGGCATGAGGCGTTTACGGCAATGCGTGCTCGAGGAGCCGGCGTTACCGATATTGTCATCCTTGTTGTCGCAGCGGATGACGGGGTGATGCCTCAGACAAAAGAGGCTATCAATCATTCGAAAGCTGCTGGAGTTCCGCTCATTATAGCTGTTAATAAAATTGATAAGCCTGACGCGAACCCGGATCGGGTCAAGCAGGAATTGACCGAATACGAACTTGTCCCGGAAGAGTGGGGTGGCGATACGATCTTCGTGGAGGTCTCTGCTAAACAGAAGACCAATCTTGACACCTTGCTGGAAATGATCCTGCTTCAGGCGGAAGTCTTGGAATTACAGGCTAACCCCAACAAACGCGCCAAAGGATCAATTGTCGAGGCTCGTCTTGATAAAGGGCGTGGCCCGATTGCAACTGTTCTGGTTCAGGATGGGACTCTGAAAATTGGCGATGCGATTGTTGCAGGACTGCATTTTGGCCGGGTTCGTTCGATGACGACGGCAACTGGTTCTCAAGTGAAAGAAGCTGGGCCTTCTTTCCCCGTAGAAGTAACGGGTTTGGGCGGAGTTCCAAATGCGGGTGACGTATTCCATGCGGTAGAGAATGAAAAGGCAGCAAAAGATGTTTCCCAGCATCGGCAATCAAAACAGCGCGAAATTGATCTCTCTAAAAACAGCAAAGTTTCACTCGATCAATTGTTTGAAAAGATGCAGCAAGGTGTCGTCGAAGAGCTCTCGGTGATTGTAAAAGCTGATGTTCAGGGTTCTTTAGAGGCTGTTCGTGATGCTCTGGAAAAACTATCGACAGATGCATGTCGTCTGAATGTCATCCATACGGGTGTCGGCGGTATCTCTGAAAGTGACATTACTTTGGCAACAGCTTCAAGTGCTATTGTTTTAGGTTTTAATGTCAGACCTGAGACCAAGGCAAAAGTCATGGCTGAAGTTGAAAAGGTTGATATCCGCCTGTATTCAGTGATCTATGATGCCGTTAATGATATCCGTGATGCGATGGAAGGCTTATTAGCGCCGACATTGAAAGAAAAAGAACTGGGTCGTGTTGAAATTCGTGACACTTTCCATGTCTCACGTGTTGGAACTATTGCCGGTTGTTTCGTTCTGGAGGGAAAAATTGTACGCAATGCACAGACACGACTGGTGCGCGACAATGTCGTTGTCTGGCAGGGTAAGCTGAGTTCGTTAAAACGCTTCAAGGACGATGTAAAAGAGGTCGGTAATGGCTATGAGTGCGGTATCGGTCTGGAAAAATACAATGATATAAAAATTGGTGATATCCTCGAAGTTTTTGAGATAGAAGAGGTCAAAACTTCTCTCTAATGGTGTGGAGTTATAGCCAGTAATGGTTGTTGGCGTCATCCGCATTGATTTGCGTTTGTTTGAAGTCCATTCTCTGAAACAGAAACGTTCTCAAGTCAGTCGTATTTTGAATCGACTGAGGTCTAAGTTTCCAATCTCTATCGCAGAAGTTGGGTGTTTGGATCTTTTGCAACGCACGGTTTTAGGTGCGAGCATGACGGCGGGTTCGGAAGCAGTCATTCAATCGGTTTTTAAGCGTTTGGAAGATGATTTATATGCGTCCGGCGTTGCCGTTGTCATTGACCAGGATATTGAATATTTACATTATGGAGCAGATTTCAGTTGAGTAGTTATCGTCCAGAACGGGTTGGTGAGCAGATTCACAAAGAAGTAACCCGAATTTTGATGTACAACATCAAGGATCCCCGTGTTATTCCAGTGACGCTCACTGGAGTGCAAATGTCACGTGATATCAGTTCCGCTAAAATTTATTTTACGGTTCATGGTGATTCTGCTGAGAGGAAAGAGGCGGAGAGAGGGCTGAAAAGTGCAGCTCCCTATATTCGTAGAGAATTGGGAAAAATTATGAAGCTTCGATTTGTTCCGAATCTCTTCTTTAAGTTTGATGAATCTATCAACTATGGACAAAAAATTGATGCCTTGTTGTATCAGGTGCGAGACGATTTAGATGATCATTCAGCAGATAGTTGAAATCATAAACAGCAATCAGAAATTTCTCGTTGTGGCCCATGAAAACCCTGATGGTGACGCGATAGGTTCAACTCTCGGGCTGGCTTTGGCGCTACGCGATATGGGCAAAGATGTCGTCGCCTATAATGTGAATAGTGTCCCAGCGGTTATGTGTTTTCTTCCTGAGTCGGATTTCATTCAGGCCTGTTTGCCTGACAACGCTTTTTTTGACGTTGCCTTTGTTCTGGATGCCGGTGATGTTGAGAGAACGGCACTGCCGGTTAAGGATTTGTGTCAAACGATGATTAATATTGATCATCATCCGGGCTCCACTTTTGGTGATCTTTGTTTTCTCGATACAACAGCCTGCGCTACGGCTGTTTTGATCTACCGCTTGTTGCTGGGTTGTCAGTATCAACTTAGCTTGCCCGTTGCCAAGGCTCTCTATCTTGGAATTCTTTCAGATACGGGATCCTTCCGCTATTCAAGCGCGAATCAGGAATCATTCCATGTTGCTGGTGAGTTGGTCGGCATGGGAGTGGACCCGTGGGAGACGTCCAGCCATCTCTATGAAAGTCATACTCCTGAACGGATGCGATTGCTCGGCCAAGTTCTGCCAACATTACAGATTTCATCTTCAGGGCGTTATGCTTGCGTTACCATGACTCTGGACGCTCTTAAAGAGTCGGGGGCATCTGAGGAACATGCTGACGGTTTTGTCAACTATCCTCGATCCATCAATGGCGTCGAAGTCGCCCTGTTCTTCAACCAGATAGCAGAGAATTTATATAAGATCAGTTTTCGATCGAGAGGAAGCATTGACGTTGGAGCTCTTGCTCAGAAGCTTGGTGGCGGTGGTCATCATAACGCTGCTGGAGCCAAACTCAATGGTCCGCTTGACGAAGTGAAAAATACGGTATTCTCATTGCTTGACCAACTCCTCAGTTAATATTTTGCACGGACTTCTCCTTATTGATAAAGCCGCAGGGATGACATCTCACGATGTCGTCAGAAAAGTAAGGCGCATCTTCCAAACCCGCAAGGTAGGACATGGAGGGACTCTTGATCCGCTGGCGACTGGTGTCCTGCCTGTTGCGATCGGAGATGGAACCAAGATCCTGCAATTTTTACTTGCCGAAGACAAGTCGTATCGGGCAACCTTCAAGCTTGGAATCACAACGGATACTCTTGATGTTGATGGACAGATTCTTCTGGAACGCTCTGTTCCCGAATTCAGTCTTACTGATCTGGAAGATATTTGTTCTGAGTTTCGTGGTGATATCAAGCAGCTGCCACCGATGTTTTCCGCCCTTAAAAAAAATGGTGTTCCTCTCTATAAACTCGCCCGACAAGGTCAGACTGTTGAACGTCAACATCGCGATGTTACGATTCAGCGACTGGCAATTATCAATTGTGAAGCAGAAGAGATCACAATTGAGGTTGATTGTTCCAAGGGAACTTATATTCGTTCGCTTATCAGCGATATCGGTGAGAGACTCGGTTGTGGTGCTTGCTTGACTGACTTACGCCGGACAAAGAGCGGCGATTTCTCTATCAATGAATGTCAGACATTGGAGAATTTGCAACAACTGGATGATCTTTCCTCTATACTTCTTTCTCTGGATGAAGCTTTGCGTAGCTGTCCTGCAGTACTGTTAAATGAGACTGCAGCGGCTGCTTTGAAATTCGGAATTCCTCCACAGCGAAATCAAACTCAGGTTGATACGGAGATTGTCAATGGCGATCTTGTCCGTTTGCAGGTTGACCATAAACTTGCGGCTATGGCGCGCTATGCACCGTTGCGCAACAAAGAAAAACGTGGGGATTATGAACTGATCAGGGTTTTCGGCAGTCATTGATCTGGTAAATTTGAGGTCGAAGGATTTCCCAGGATTCTATCGGGTCATCATCAGCCACGGACCATTGTTATAACGTGTTTAATCTTTACAGGTGAACTTGAATTGTGGTAGATATCGCAGCCTGTAGATGATTCTTAAAAACAGCCACGCCACTGGCTTTATTGAACTTAAAAAGGAGAACTATCGTGCTTGGCACAGACCGAAAACAGGAAATTATCAATGAGTATAAGCGTCACGAAGGTGATACGGGTTCACCGGAAGTGCAAATTGCACTTCTGACCGAACGGATTACTTATCTGACAGATCACTTCAAGACCCACAAAAAAGATCATCACTCGCGTCGAGGCCTCCTGAAAATGGTTGGCCAGCGGCGTCGATTGCTTGATTACCTGATTAAACAGGACGTCGAGCGGTACAAGACGGTTATTCAAGCTCTCGGTCTTCGCCGTTAAAAAGAGCAGCATGTCCTGATGGGCATGCTGCTTTTGTTTTTTTATGTCGGCTGTGGAGGCTGTCCGGAGAGAAACTCTGATGATTGACTCAGAGTTTGTCTCAGGCCAACCTCCTATAGCTTTTACACAAGCAATGATTTCACATGGGTGGAGTTAACATCAAAGGAGTACTACATGGCCTATAACAAGGTTGAAGTTGAATTCAATGGTCAACCCTTGACTATTGAAACTGGTAAGGTTGCCCGTCAGGCAGAC
This window encodes:
- the infB gene encoding translation initiation factor IF-2; the encoded protein is MGKVRVYELAKNMGLENKDLLAKLVEAGIDVASHSSSLAEEDLRKFEDFINPPVQKIEEARIKPGIIRRRRTVVREPVEVKDDVVEEPVAEDKVEEDESPIAPEVVISEPEQVPDQENQSEEPLATEQPKAEVPEDVLPPLADAEDKKPVESEIVPPETSEKKDDEAEPVASEKTKKDKTPVVERATGDRAKILGRVELPQAVPAGQRKTRNGARPARQDAKPAKAGERAGGRTADRSGGAPAGRPAARPGTTPNRGNKRIDPAPLAPLEQPLPEKEGRNKKRNKGRRSDNSDNQDGRVSRRGRRVEVFEPGRAGQKKKRGGKGSKQTKQTEVTVSKAIKRVVRISDSITVGELAKRMGVKANELIAELMRQGSMVTINHPLDFESAAILASEFNHEVENVAFDEETILEVEPSKEAEDKAEDLEVRPPVVTIMGHVDHGKTSLLDAIREANVTEGEAGGITQHIGAYDVELDGKKVTFLDTPGHEAFTAMRARGAGVTDIVILVVAADDGVMPQTKEAINHSKAAGVPLIIAVNKIDKPDANPDRVKQELTEYELVPEEWGGDTIFVEVSAKQKTNLDTLLEMILLQAEVLELQANPNKRAKGSIVEARLDKGRGPIATVLVQDGTLKIGDAIVAGLHFGRVRSMTTATGSQVKEAGPSFPVEVTGLGGVPNAGDVFHAVENEKAAKDVSQHRQSKQREIDLSKNSKVSLDQLFEKMQQGVVEELSVIVKADVQGSLEAVRDALEKLSTDACRLNVIHTGVGGISESDITLATASSAIVLGFNVRPETKAKVMAEVEKVDIRLYSVIYDAVNDIRDAMEGLLAPTLKEKELGRVEIRDTFHVSRVGTIAGCFVLEGKIVRNAQTRLVRDNVVVWQGKLSSLKRFKDDVKEVGNGYECGIGLEKYNDIKIGDILEVFEIEEVKTSL
- a CDS encoding DUF503 family protein; protein product: MVVGVIRIDLRLFEVHSLKQKRSQVSRILNRLRSKFPISIAEVGCLDLLQRTVLGASMTAGSEAVIQSVFKRLEDDLYASGVAVVIDQDIEYLHYGADFS
- the rbfA gene encoding 30S ribosome-binding factor RbfA — translated: MSSYRPERVGEQIHKEVTRILMYNIKDPRVIPVTLTGVQMSRDISSAKIYFTVHGDSAERKEAERGLKSAAPYIRRELGKIMKLRFVPNLFFKFDESINYGQKIDALLYQVRDDLDDHSADS
- a CDS encoding bifunctional oligoribonuclease/PAP phosphatase NrnA, with translation MIIQQIVEIINSNQKFLVVAHENPDGDAIGSTLGLALALRDMGKDVVAYNVNSVPAVMCFLPESDFIQACLPDNAFFDVAFVLDAGDVERTALPVKDLCQTMINIDHHPGSTFGDLCFLDTTACATAVLIYRLLLGCQYQLSLPVAKALYLGILSDTGSFRYSSANQESFHVAGELVGMGVDPWETSSHLYESHTPERMRLLGQVLPTLQISSSGRYACVTMTLDALKESGASEEHADGFVNYPRSINGVEVALFFNQIAENLYKISFRSRGSIDVGALAQKLGGGGHHNAAGAKLNGPLDEVKNTVFSLLDQLLS
- the truB gene encoding tRNA pseudouridine(55) synthase TruB → MTNSSVNILHGLLLIDKAAGMTSHDVVRKVRRIFQTRKVGHGGTLDPLATGVLPVAIGDGTKILQFLLAEDKSYRATFKLGITTDTLDVDGQILLERSVPEFSLTDLEDICSEFRGDIKQLPPMFSALKKNGVPLYKLARQGQTVERQHRDVTIQRLAIINCEAEEITIEVDCSKGTYIRSLISDIGERLGCGACLTDLRRTKSGDFSINECQTLENLQQLDDLSSILLSLDEALRSCPAVLLNETAAAALKFGIPPQRNQTQVDTEIVNGDLVRLQVDHKLAAMARYAPLRNKEKRGDYELIRVFGSH
- the rpsO gene encoding 30S ribosomal protein S15 codes for the protein MVLGTDRKQEIINEYKRHEGDTGSPEVQIALLTERITYLTDHFKTHKKDHHSRRGLLKMVGQRRRLLDYLIKQDVERYKTVIQALGLRR